ATATGTATCTTGTGTAAGAATCAATTCATCTTTTTGGGCTTGATAAACATGAATTGTATCAGCCAAAGAGCTACTATTGTCTTTAATTACAATAATCCCTTCTCTTTTGTCCGTACTGGGGTTTGCTGATATTTCAAAATTGAGGTTCTTTGTTTCTAATCCTCTTCCAAGTTGATTTGTTTCCACTTGTTTAATCCACTCTTTGTGTTCCTCTGGGATAATGGTGGAATAGGTAATATTACTTTTAATTTCAACCGTAATGTTATCTCCTTCTGTTGGAATATCATATTTTTCTTTGGTTAGAATAATCGCATCTTTTTTCTTCTGGGTGACGGTCACAACTTTTGTTATCTCCCCAGCTTTTGTTATCTCCCCAGCTTTGATAGTTAGATTGAAGTTTCTATCATCATATTCTTCACTGGGATCAGCAATAGCTGTTATTGTGGTATTGCTATTGCCTTGTATTGGATCAATTTTACACCATGTACTTGGGTTCGTAATAGTCCAGTTTGAATTGGAAGTAATGGTGAATGTTTTTTCTTCTCCTGCTGATTTGAAAGTGAGTTCAGTAAGAGAGAGAGTTAGAGTTGGTTGTTCCCCTCCATTTCCATTTGGATTGTTAGGATCGTTTGTTCCACTATCTTTGCCACAACTGATGAAAAATGTGGCTAATAGGATAAAAGAGAAAATGAATTTGTTCATATTTTTATATTTTTACTCCAATCCCCCAAGAGTAATTAATATAAAAAGAAGTGTGGGAATTGCTGGTTTATTTTACAAGAGGTATCGCCAAACACCCAGTTACAAATAAACAGCCACCCCACACTAAACCATTATATATTGAGAAATTATATATGGCAAGCATGAGCGTTTGTACCGTTTATCCCTGTAACTTAAAAATTGGCGATTTTCTTGTAAAGGATAAAACCAAACACTTCTTATTAATATGTCTGCCCTCTAGATCACTCCAAAGGACACCACAAATGTAAATAATAATTAGCATTCTACAAACGCTCAACAGGGGTGGCTGTATGGCAAAAGTATTAAATTTCAATGTGAATAACTTCCTCTCACTCTTAATATATAACCATTCTACAATTCACCTCTATGGCTGTCTATTCAATATAAACAACCAGAGAGGTGAAAATCCTTACCCTCTCTTGGATAGTAACAGGATTATAAAAAAGATAAAAACAGCACAAGATTCCACTATTGCTGATCTGGGATAGATGGTGAACAAGGCAATAATATAACCCATGAAAGTGATCAGAAACATCACCATGTACCATTTTAAATTCCTTTCAAATTTCTTATCTCTCATCTATTTTGAATATAATTATTCCTCCTAGTAACCTTCCTCTGAATAGCTGGAATAACCATCTTCCCCCACGATAATATGATCCAGACAATTCATGTTTAACAGCTTGCAAGCCTCCATCATGTTCTTGGTTATTTTTATATCCCCTGGGCTGAAAGCCAAACTCTGGCTTGGGTGGTTATGGAATATAATTAGATTGACTGCATTGGTTTTTATCATCAATTGCAAGGTGGTTCTGGGATCTATAATCGTATGCTCTTGATTCCCGACACTCAATCTTGCGACACCTAACACTTTACAGCTTGTATTTAATAGCATCACCCATGCCTCTTCATGGTGATATAAACAACCTTCAAAAAAGGGTTTGATGAGTTTATATGCCTCCATCGCCATCGTGACCCTTGGTCTATCCTTGGGTTTAACCTCTGGCTTGTATTTAATCTCCACCTCTGATAATAGTGTTAGATCATTATAATCTTCTCCTGTTCTAGTTTCATTGATAACTGGTGATGATAGATTCTTTTCATTCATGATTATAAATTTAATTGATAAGACACTGGTTTTAAATAGAATTGGATAACATGAATGAAATATCATAACAAGTTACCCACTTCCATTTTGTTTTTAATTAAGGTCATACTGGGGGATGTGAGGTTGAATAGTCTAATCACTCATCTAGCTTGATAAATTTTCAACTTGTACCATCTTTATAAAAATAACAAGCTAATCAATCATCCTCTCCCAACACTTCAATGGTATATATTATAGTATATATATCAATCAAAGTGTAGGAGGGGGAATGAATGTTTCCTTTTTAATTTTTATCATCATCATTCTAAAAGGGAAAGGATGGGAGAGATGGATGCCAGAGGGGTGAAGAAGGATAAGGTTTATTTACCAGAAGTATAGCATGGGTATAAAAAAAGCAACCACTTTGCAGTGATTGCTTGATGAATTAAATATCAACTAGAATTGTTTTTAGTTTCCCACTCCTTGCCAGTTCTTGTAAATGCTGCCATAACTTCGCTGAACCTTCTCGAAGTAGATCATGATTGAGGTATTCAATATCAGTTGAATGATTGTAATGTTCCGTTATTTTAAATGGAACGAAACTTGGAGATTGCTCCTTCTCTTTTTTTTCTTTTTTCTTCATGTTGTTTTGTTTTAAGTTTGTAGTAAATGATAATTCTCTCCCAACATTTCAAACTGTTATTTTTAAAGTAATAATCATGTAGAAGTGTAGGGAGAGGGAAAGAGTGAAGAGCTACCAGTTATTAAATATAGGTGTGATCTTCACTTCTTTTATATAGTAAATGCTTATCTAGGAGGTCTATTTTATATTGAATAGATTTATCTATTAGAATCTCTATATTATTCCAAAACAGGGGGTAAAGAAATTCACCTGTTTCATTGACTTTTTCATCTGGATGGTTTACAAGATTTTCATTGATTGAAACTAGTTAGAAGGTTTCAATAATCTCGTAACTTCTTCCATGATTGTTATACTCTTTAGTGTGAAACAACAATCTAAAATATTGGACAGCATTATTATGTAACATCTTTTCCATCCTGTTTCTAACAAGTAACTTGTTCATCCTTTCAGTGATCTCATCACCAGTTAACCTTTCACCCACTTTAAACTCTGAGAGTAGGAGGGTTCTGAAGGTGATCAAGGTGGGATCAGTGCTATGCCTGATCTTCTTGCAAGCGATCACTTGATTCATCTTTTTAGTGTTGTGCAGGTGTTGTTCCTGCAATTCTCTAATCTCTTCATCCTGTAAACCTAGGGTAAGTAGTTCTTTATAAGTTCTTTCCACAGTATATTGCAGGGAATCCTTGTCGATCTTCACCCCCAAGACTGGATGAGAGTACTCTTTGCCCATGAAGGTAGTTGTCTCGTGTTGTTTTGACTTGTAAAACAAATCAATAGCTTTCAATGTTTCTTGTTTTTT
The window above is part of the Butyricimonas paravirosa genome. Proteins encoded here:
- a CDS encoding JAB domain-containing protein translates to MNEKNLSSPVINETRTGEDYNDLTLLSEVEIKYKPEVKPKDRPRVTMAMEAYKLIKPFFEGCLYHHEEAWVMLLNTSCKVLGVARLSVGNQEHTIIDPRTTLQLMIKTNAVNLIIFHNHPSQSLAFSPGDIKITKNMMEACKLLNMNCLDHIIVGEDGYSSYSEEGY